Within Oceanicoccus sp. KOV_DT_Chl, the genomic segment GTGCTGGCCCAAAACCTGACTCAACTCACTAGCAAATCCAAAGACCCAAGCTTTACGCTACCAGGCTTTGGGACGCTGGCCAAGAAGCTACAGCAAATCCCTAGCCCTGCACCAGCAGCGGCAGTAACACCGGCTGCCAAAGATAACCCTGAGGCTAAAACTGACACCGCAGCTAAGGCTGTGGAAGACGACAGCCTAGCGATAAACCTGCCAGCACAATTACCCGCCAGTATTTTTCGCGCCTACGATATTCGCGGTATTGCAGAAACAGAACTCACTGACGAGGTGGTTTATGCTATTGGGCTAGCCATTGGCAGCGAAGCACTGGATCAAGGTCAGCAGCGTATTATTATTTCCGCCGATGGTCGTCACAGCTCGCCCAGAATTCGCGACGCCATGGTACAGGGGCTGCGTGCCAGTGGCCGTGATGTCGTTGATATCGGCATACAACCAACGCCACTCATGTATTTTGCTACCCATCAGTTGGATACCCAAAGCGGCGTAATGATTACCGGCAGCCACAATCCTGCTGAGTACAACGGCATTAAAATCGTCATCGGCGGCCGTGCGCTCTCGGGCCAGGCAATTATGGCGCTGAAGGAGCGGATTGAAAGTAAATCCCTGGCAACGGGCGCGGGTGATTACCACCACCAGGATGTTGACCAAAGTTATATCGATTACATTATTAATGATGTTGCCATTGCCCAACCATTAAAAATTGTTATCGATGCGGGTAACGGCGTTGCCGGCGCGATTGCTCCTCAATTGTTTGAAGAATTAGGCTGTGAAGTGATACCTCTCTATTGCGAGGTGAACGGCGACTTCCCAAACCATCACCCAGACCCCAGCGTAGAAGCCAACCTGACTGACCTCAAGCAGCAGGTACAAGAACACAAAGCGGATTTAGGGATCGCTTTTGACGGTGATGGCGACCGTTTAGGTGTGGTCACTGCTACCGGTAAATCGGTGCCCGCTGATCGCTTATTAATGCTACTCGCACAAGACGTGGTATCACGTAACCCTGGCGCAGACGTTTTATTCGACGTGAAATGTACCCGCAACCTCAATACTTTAATCAGCAACTATGGTGGTCGCCCCATTATGTGGAAAACCGGCCATTCTTTTATGAAAGAAAAAATGCAGGAAACAGGCGCGCTGTTAGGTGGGGAGTTCAGCGGCCACATTTTCTTTAAAGAGCGCTGGTTTGGTTTTGACGATGGCATGTACGCCGCAGCGCGATTAATTGAAATACTCAGCACTACCGATCCTGATTTGGACCTGCAGTTGGAAGCGTTTCCGGAAAGCATCAGCTCTCCCGAACTCAAAGTTGAAACGACTGATACGCAGAAATTTAGCATTATTGAGCAGCTCATTAGCAACGCCAATTTTGATGACGGCAAAATCAGTACCCTTGATGGCCTCCGCGTAGACTTCCCTGATGGCTGGGGTCTGGTCCGCGCCTCCAACACCACCCCCATGCTCATTCTGCGTTTTGAGGCTGATACTGACGAAGCCATGGAGCGTATCCAATCTCAATTCAAAGATCAGCTAAGTGCTATTGATAACAGCTTACAATTTAGTTTTTAATACGTAAGCTTTTGCTGGCGGGAAACACTAGCCCGCCAGCCTTCACCGCAACCACCCCAATTGCCGTTAACTTTAAGGAACCATCATGTCACTAGACCGCGAAGCCGCCTCCAATGTCGCTAACGTATTGACCAAGGCGCTACCCTATATCCAACGCTTTACCGGTAAAACCATTGTGGTTAAATTTGGCGGCAATGCCATGATAGACGATGAACTCAAAGAGCAATTTGCCCGCGATGTGGTCCTTATGAAACTGGTTGGCATGAATCCTGTCGTGGTGCACGGGGGTGGACCGCAAATTGGCGAGCTACTTGATAAGCTCAACATTAAGTCCCATTTTATTGATGGTATGAGAGTAACCGACAGCCAAACCATGGACATTGTCGAAATGGTACTTGGCGGCAGCGTTAATAAAGAAATTGTTAACCTGCTGAATCATAACGGAGGTAAAGCCGTAGGTATTACGGGTAAAGATGGCAACATGATTCGCGCCCGAAAAATGACCGTCACCCAGCAAAGCCCGGAAATGAAAGCACCAGAAATCATAGATATTGGCCATGTAGGGGAAGTGTCACAAATTGATACTAGTGTACTGGAAATGTTAATTAACAGTAATTTTATTCCTGTTATCGCACCTATTGGTGTCGGCAAAGATGGCAGCTCTTACAACATTAACGCCGATCTGGTCGCGGGTAAAATTGCCGAAGTCATGAAGGCTGAAAAACTCATGCTACTGACCAATGTAGCTGGACTGCAGGATAAAAACGGCAAGGTGCTTACCGGCATCAGCACACAACAGGTAGACGAACTAATCAATGACGGCACTATTTATGGTGGCATGCTGCCTAAAATTCGCTGCGCTCAAGACGCCGTCAAATGCGGCGTCACCAGTGCCCATATAATTGATGGTAGGGTCCCCCACGCGGTTTTATTAGAAATATTTACAGATGAAGGTGTAGGTACGCTGATCACCAACCGCAATGCACTAGCGGCCCAGTAGCGGATTATTACTCACCCCAAAAAACGCCCGCCAAAAACCTGCATAGAAATTTCAATGTTTTTATGCAGGTTTTTTTCAAAAATTAAATGGCTTTACACGATTTTTTATTGCAGCACAGGACGGTAATCGATAGGATTAACAATCAAAACAAGAACAATTAATGACGCAATGATGCGTTGGTCATGATCCCGCATGATTAAAAAGACTCCACGCCGACAACAAATTCTAGAATGCCTCGCCCATATGCTTGAGGTAAGTCCAGGAGAAAGAATTACCACCGCACGCCTGGCAAAAGAAGTCGGCGTGTCTGAAGCGGCACTTTACCGCCACTTTCCCAGTAAATCAAAAATGTTTGAAGGCTTAATAGAGTTCATCGAAGAGACCATCTTCACTCGCATCGCTATGATTATTAAAGAAGAAGATCAAGCCATAGTACGTTGCGAAAAAATTCTGGGGCTGTTACTTGCCTTCTCGGAACGCAACCCAGGTATCACTCGTATTCTTAATGGCGATGCATTAGCGGGAGAAACTGAGCGACTACGAGCCAGAATGGTGCAGTTTTTTGATCGCGTTGAAACCCAGTTAAAACAAATATTGCGTGAAGCTGAAATCAACGAGGGAATTCGCCCGACTGTTCCTATGGCTATCGCCGCCAATTTATTGATGGCGACTGTCGAGGGTCGTATTTGCCAGTTTGTCCGCAGTGAATTTAAGCGCAAACCCACCGAGCACTGGCCTGATCAGTGGGCAGTTTTAATGACAGGATTTTTTAAGCAGGCGACAACTAACACTTCTTCTATGGCTCACGCCAGCTACCAAAACGGCTAACCGTTTTAACTTTGCGCCATACCACAATATCTGGTGATTAATTTATCCAGATAATTCAACGAGCTAACTAAAACACTAGCCAACCTATTAATAGTATTTACGCTGCTTTGAGGGCGCTGGCTGGGACTGCTGTCGACGCATTTCAACGCGATCCAGCAATTTGGTAAAGCGGTCAATATCACGTTGATAAGACGCCTTAACATTTGCAATTTCCTCATTCCGCACTTGAATTGATTGCTCTGTGTCCTCTATTTCCATCCGCAGCGTATCAATATTTTTACTCAGCTCGACAGGAACTTCCCGCCCGTTGCGCTCTATATCAGCCGCCTTGCGTTGTTCGCGTTCAATTTGGGATTTAATACTGGTAAGGTTGCTTTTCAGAATACTGATGCGAATTTTCAAGTCGCGCTCCGCCCGGTTTTGTGCGGCTTCAATATCAGCAATATCACTATAGCGCAGCAGTAAAGACTCATCCCAAGCACGCATCCGCACCGCCTCTTCTTCCTTCATCCGCGCCCGCGACTCATCAGTATTGCGAAAACGTAGCTCATCTTCTGTTAATTGTCGTGGCACCCGTTTTATCAAAGAGCCATCAACATTTATAACGTCATAACCATTAGTCACAAACTCCGGCGGTATCGAATCATTAATGACCTGCACCCCCTTTTCATTGATATAGCGGTATAGTTCGCTGCCGGCAAAAGCCGACAAACTGATGAGAAAAGCTGCCAACAGAATGCTGGCTTGAAAAATGTTCGAATTCATTCGTTTATTCAGTGCAATCATTGCTTAATTTAATAGGTCTTCAGTCCAATAAGATACAATTTATACGCCAAGTTGTTGGCAAGGCAATGTATTTATACCCCATATTGCTGACGGTAAGCATTAATCTTGTTCACATTTTGACTATGTTCTGGCTGGGTATTGAGGTAATCCACAATTTGAGCCAATTCTACAATACTGATTACTGGCACCTGGTACTCCTGTTCAACTTCCTGTATCGCTGAAAGCTCGCCTTTACCCTTTTCCTGACGGTTAAGACCAATGACAACGCCTGCCGGTTCCGCACCATTCTCTGCAATCATGGTCATCACTTCGCGCACCGCAGTACCCGCAGTAATCACGTCGTCAATGATCAACACTTTACCTGCCAGCGGCGCACCGACTATGGTGCCACCTTCGCCGTGAGTCTTCGCCTCTTTGCGATTATAGGCATAGGGGAC encodes:
- the argB gene encoding acetylglutamate kinase; translated protein: MSLDREAASNVANVLTKALPYIQRFTGKTIVVKFGGNAMIDDELKEQFARDVVLMKLVGMNPVVVHGGGPQIGELLDKLNIKSHFIDGMRVTDSQTMDIVEMVLGGSVNKEIVNLLNHNGGKAVGITGKDGNMIRARKMTVTQQSPEMKAPEIIDIGHVGEVSQIDTSVLEMLINSNFIPVIAPIGVGKDGSSYNINADLVAGKIAEVMKAEKLMLLTNVAGLQDKNGKVLTGISTQQVDELINDGTIYGGMLPKIRCAQDAVKCGVTSAHIIDGRVPHAVLLEIFTDEGVGTLITNRNALAAQ
- the pyrE gene encoding orotate phosphoribosyltransferase; this encodes MQEYQQQFIELAIARQALCFGEFTLKSGRTSPYFFNAGLFSTGAALAQLGRCYANTIIDSGVEFDVLFGPAYKGIPLAAATAAALADHFDKDVPYAYNRKEAKTHGEGGTIVGAPLAGKVLIIDDVITAGTAVREVMTMIAENGAEPAGVVIGLNRQEKGKGELSAIQEVEQEYQVPVISIVELAQIVDYLNTQPEHSQNVNKINAYRQQYGV
- a CDS encoding phosphomannomutase/phosphoglucomutase, which encodes MAKKNPPKQKNASPAKPKNLLITTIINCTAISLLVTAAAFSYLALVERPAISNASIQAQAQSLADSQVSLLDQALTQLRLRLSNIALSEDLLAALEQSDPAALERYRLELKRAFPEAISSKLIPLGPLGIASLNKDSRELRNNIELDLLRSVSNGQNVEPEAYQYEDTWLFSVAESVQSTDKKYASAALLVTLDEQYLRSLLSQLDSALGQTQLIQQFKNKQHIIVSSGNGDPAITVVAEATVSQWRLHFSPSAELIAKSGHSSTTVWMLLAAAALAILGTGLFMLSSLQKVLAQNLTQLTSKSKDPSFTLPGFGTLAKKLQQIPSPAPAAAVTPAAKDNPEAKTDTAAKAVEDDSLAINLPAQLPASIFRAYDIRGIAETELTDEVVYAIGLAIGSEALDQGQQRIIISADGRHSSPRIRDAMVQGLRASGRDVVDIGIQPTPLMYFATHQLDTQSGVMITGSHNPAEYNGIKIVIGGRALSGQAIMALKERIESKSLATGAGDYHHQDVDQSYIDYIINDVAIAQPLKIVIDAGNGVAGAIAPQLFEELGCEVIPLYCEVNGDFPNHHPDPSVEANLTDLKQQVQEHKADLGIAFDGDGDRLGVVTATGKSVPADRLLMLLAQDVVSRNPGADVLFDVKCTRNLNTLISNYGGRPIMWKTGHSFMKEKMQETGALLGGEFSGHIFFKERWFGFDDGMYAAARLIEILSTTDPDLDLQLEAFPESISSPELKVETTDTQKFSIIEQLISNANFDDGKISTLDGLRVDFPDGWGLVRASNTTPMLILRFEADTDEAMERIQSQFKDQLSAIDNSLQFSF
- the slmA gene encoding nucleoid occlusion factor SlmA, yielding MIKKTPRRQQILECLAHMLEVSPGERITTARLAKEVGVSEAALYRHFPSKSKMFEGLIEFIEETIFTRIAMIIKEEDQAIVRCEKILGLLLAFSERNPGITRILNGDALAGETERLRARMVQFFDRVETQLKQILREAEINEGIRPTVPMAIAANLLMATVEGRICQFVRSEFKRKPTEHWPDQWAVLMTGFFKQATTNTSSMAHASYQNG